The genomic interval ATGTGCAGGGACGTTATGCGTTTCTGCTCAGGCAGCCCGGCTGTCGGGGCAGCAGAATGTAGATGGCAGTGCGGCGGCCTATTCGGGACAAAGCAGTGAAGATTTGGTTCCTGAAGTTCGGATTGAGAATGGAAAGAAGTATCTGTACTGGCCGGGCTGGAATCAGTCCAAAAACCGTAAACTGCAGGTAAGGCGCGAGCGGACGACGCATCCCGGAGCACAATGGTGGCCGCATGCCGGATTCGGAATTTTTATGCACTGGGGCATTGTCAGTGAATTTGAGCCGACCGGTGAGGCCTGGGCCGGGCGCTGGACACCGGAGCGGGAAGAGCGTGGAGAGTTTCATCCTCAGCAGGAAATCTGGGATGCTGCGAAAACTTTTAACCCGGTGAAATATGATCCTGAAAAATGGATGGCCGGAGCAAAACGTGCGGGATTTAAATATGCGGTGTTGACCACGAAGCATCATGACGGCTATGCGCTTTGGGACTCAGACTGGGCGCTGATGGGTGTGCGGCAGTATCTCAACGGCCGTGATCTGGTGGCGCCTTTTGTAGAGGCCTGTCGCAACAACGGTCTGAAGGTGGGGTTCTATTATTCCGGTATGGATTGGTATTTTGACCGCGACTACATGAATTTCAGTTTTGATCCGGACCGGAAAATGAACTTTAAGGGCGAGTGGGTGAAAACGCTGCCGAAACGTCCTGCCAAACGGTGGGCTGCGTATCAGGAATATAATGAACATCAGGTGAAGGAGCTGATTGAAAGGTTTGATCCGGATATCTGGTGGGGAGATGGCGGTCATGGCCTGTCGGTTGAAGAGATCCGCAAACTGCGCCCCGGAATTGTCTGTAACAACCGTGATCCCGGCAGTGGTGATCATGCGACAGCGGAAGGGTTCGGTATGTCGGATCCGAAATTTATTAAGCCGATTCTTGAAAACGGCTGGTGGTGGGAGGTCAATTCCATCATTCAGGGGGGATCGTGGCATTATGACGCCCGTTACGGAGAAAAAATTCATCCGACCGATGCGGTCTTAATGAAGCTGGCCGAGGCACGGTGCATGGGAGGAAACCTGCTGGCTAATATCGGGCCGCGTCCGGATGGAACCTATCAGGATGATGTATGGCGTCTTTTTGATGAGTTAGAAGAGTGGATGTCCACCTGCAGCAACTCTGTGTTCGGTATTAACGGCGGCGGTCCGTGGCCGGAAAAATGCAATGTGCCGATCACCTGCAAGGACCGCACGTGGTATTTCCATGCGAAAAAGAATATGGCCACAGAACAGAACCCGGTTGTGTTGAAAGAGTGTTCTGCAAAGCCGGTTTCCATGACGCTGATGCGGACTGGAGATGCCATTCCGTTTACGTATAAAAATAAAACCCTGACCTTTTCGATTCCTGAAAAACTGAAAGCCGGTAAAGTGACCGATGTGGTGAAGGTTCAGTTCGGGGATGAGTTTGATGTGACTCCTTTTATATTCACGCATTGGTAAAGGATTTTAGTGCGCATTGGAAAATCAATGACTTGGAGCTGTTCTTTTTCCGGCCCGGTCAGGAAGCACATTCCAGGTATGATAGTGGTCTGTCTGCTCCTATGGGGGCAGGCAGTTTCTGCGCAAACCGTTATCCGTGAAATTGAGCGTGTTCGGGCGCTGTCTGTTGAGGATGCTGATCGGCATATTCCTGTTGAAGTGGACGCTCAGATCATCTGGAAGCATCCGCGGCGGTATGGTGTTTTCATTTTTAATGGAACGACCGGAGTTTTTGTATCGGCGTCTAAAGATTCTTCATTGCTGAAAGAGTGCCGCACGGGAGACCGGGTTAGGGTGCATGGGGTGACGTCTGCAGGAAATTTCAATCCGGTGATTGCCCTTGATTCCATCGAAGTGCTGGCACATGACCCGCTCCCCGAGGCCCGTTCCTTCGACGTGGATGAGGTTGAACTTTCGACGGTTGACTGTGATTGGGTTTCCGTTACCGGCCGGTTGATTTCGATGAAGGTTATTTCTGAATATCAGTCCATTATGCTGGTGATGAAAATCAGGGGACATAGGGTGGATGTTCAGGTTGTTAATACGAAGGCGGCAGTGGAACGGGTGTCTGAACTGCTGCAGCATGAGGTTGAGATTCGAGCGGTGGCGGGGGTGCTTTTTAATTCGCAGCGCCAGATGACAGGCCGTATTTTTTATGTGAATTCAGCTGATGATATTATGCCGGTTCAGTCTCCGGATGCTGATTCCGTACCGAGATTCTGCGCGATTCACGATTTGCAGCGTGCAGATTTTGATTGCCGTGAAATGGTGAAAACGCATGGCTGGGTGACCTATGCTGACGGCGGGGATACCTTTTTACGCGGAGAAAAAACATCCTTATTGGTGCGGATGCAGAACAGTTATCACGTTAAGGTGGGGGATTATGTGGAGGCGGTCGGATATGTCTGGCCGCAGCGAATCGGGCCGGCTTTCAGGGCGAGAACCATTAACGTCAAGGAGAGGAGAGGGCTGCCTGAACCGATTCGTCTGGATGCGGAGGTTCCACTTGCGGCGGAATTGAACTATGAACTGGTAGAGGTGGACGTCCGGCTGGTCGAGATCGGGAAATCATTCGGGAAAAGTGCCGGGAGTCAGCACACGTTGCTCTGTCGGGCGGGAGACTATTCATTTGAGACCCGCCTTCCACCGGGAATGGATGTCAGCGAACTGGAATCCGGCGCAAAACTCCGTTTGACCGGGATTTGTCATCTTACCTTAAATCCTAAAATAAGGTATCGCCTTGATTTTAACGGCTTTTGGCTGGTGCTGCAGGATGAAGACGGAATTGAAGTGCTGCAGGCGGCTCCGTGGTGGACCGAAGAACGTTTACTGCGGGTGCTGGGTATGGTGTGCGGAATTCTGGTGTTAGCACTGGTTTGGGGGTGGATGCTGCGCCGAACTGTAAATAAACAGACCGGAATTATTCAGGAAAAAGTGGCGGAGGAAACGATTCATCAGGAGCGGCAGCGGATTGCGCGGGAACTCCATGACAGTCTGGCGCAGGGGCTGGCCGGTATTGCTCTTCAGTTGAAGGGCTGTTTGAAGCTGGTTGATGTCAGCACTCAAAATCGTCTGGAGTGGATCAGTCAAATGACGGCGTTGTTGAAAGACGGGAATTCTGATATGCAGCATCAATTTTCGGAGTTGCGGGAGCTGGTGCTGGTGGATGACGAAAGAACCCGTGATTCGATTAAGATTGTTCAGAATGCTTTGTCGCACTGCAGTGCGGAATCACGGAGTATGATTTTTGATTTGCGGGGAGGTCTGCTTGAACGGATGGATCTGCCTTCGGCTTTACAGGAGACGCTGCAGGCATTGACTGAAGAGTGCGGTGCAGAACTGGTGATTCATGTTTCCGGAGAGATCTCGCGGTTGAAGCCGGTGGTGGAGCGTAATCTGCTGTCGGTTGCGAAAGAAGCTGTGATCAATGC from Verrucomicrobia bacterium S94 carries:
- a CDS encoding glycoside hydrolase; translation: MRFSKSVLWICAGTLCVSAQAARLSGQQNVDGSAAAYSGQSSEDLVPEVRIENGKKYLYWPGWNQSKNRKLQVRRERTTHPGAQWWPHAGFGIFMHWGIVSEFEPTGEAWAGRWTPEREERGEFHPQQEIWDAAKTFNPVKYDPEKWMAGAKRAGFKYAVLTTKHHDGYALWDSDWALMGVRQYLNGRDLVAPFVEACRNNGLKVGFYYSGMDWYFDRDYMNFSFDPDRKMNFKGEWVKTLPKRPAKRWAAYQEYNEHQVKELIERFDPDIWWGDGGHGLSVEEIRKLRPGIVCNNRDPGSGDHATAEGFGMSDPKFIKPILENGWWWEVNSIIQGGSWHYDARYGEKIHPTDAVLMKLAEARCMGGNLLANIGPRPDGTYQDDVWRLFDELEEWMSTCSNSVFGINGGGPWPEKCNVPITCKDRTWYFHAKKNMATEQNPVVLKECSAKPVSMTLMRTGDAIPFTYKNKTLTFSIPEKLKAGKVTDVVKVQFGDEFDVTPFIFTHW